A window of Caldalkalibacillus uzonensis contains these coding sequences:
- a CDS encoding DUF3189 family protein, whose protein sequence is MIFIYNCYAGTHSSALAAAYHLEKLPNDRLPTKEEILNVDIFNKLSTDDFGKIIFHGEDREGNKVYTLGRGRSKEVIPALQDLCLLLHRHGNLTEKIIFSNASPTVPLSMTFGGLFSRRLRLHFIGIPLLIRGARQTYHNIADLVNHTKKVAKTTHLPVKVLDNKSFEVNPFQK, encoded by the coding sequence TTGATATTCATTTACAATTGTTATGCCGGTACTCATTCATCGGCTTTAGCAGCTGCATATCACCTCGAAAAATTACCTAATGACCGACTTCCCACGAAAGAAGAAATCCTTAATGTCGATATTTTTAATAAATTATCAACAGATGACTTTGGGAAAATTATTTTTCATGGAGAAGATAGAGAAGGAAATAAGGTTTATACTCTTGGAAGAGGAAGGTCAAAAGAAGTAATCCCCGCTCTTCAAGATTTATGTTTACTCCTTCACCGTCATGGAAACCTCACAGAAAAAATCATTTTTTCTAATGCTTCACCAACGGTCCCCTTATCCATGACATTTGGTGGTCTTTTTTCAAGACGATTACGCCTTCATTTTATTGGAATTCCGTTACTAATTAGAGGAGCCAGACAAACTTATCACAACATTGCAGATCTCGTAAATCATACAAAAAAGGTAGCCAAAACAACACATCTTCCGGTTAAAGTTTTAGACAATAAATCTTTTGAAGTCAACCCTTTCCAAAAATAA
- a CDS encoding acyl-CoA dehydrogenase family protein encodes MNDVKSFVRGGGFLIEDVTPEQVLTPEEFSEEHRMIAKTTEEFVLNEVRPVLEEIENHNFEHTVRLLKQAGELGLLGADIPEKYGGLGLDKISSSLITEYLSPGRSFALSFGAHVGIGTLPIVFFGNEEQKKKYLPALATGEKIAAYALTEPSSGSDALGAKTVAKLSDCGKYYLLTGEKQWITNSGFADVFVVYAKVDGEKFTAFIVERDYEGVSTGPEEKKMGIKGSSTRTLILDEAKVPVENVLGEIGKGHVIAFNILNIGRYKLAVGCVGSTKRLLEISVKYAKERKQFKQPIANFNLIKNKLADMAIRTFVNESMVYRTTGLFEEKLGQLSEEEMQNGLEVAKSIAEYAIECSINKVYGSEALDFVVDEAVQIHGGYGYMSEYEVENAYRDSRINRIFEGTNEINRLLIPATLMRKVMKGELDLLSKASGLQEELMMLMPQEPDESELLAKEKQHLEMAKKLFLMVAGTGVQKYQQELEKEQELLAHIADMVIEIYGMESAILRTEKAVQKNGEAKEQQKLDYTRVYVQEALQRLEGIARESLAAMEEGDTLRTMLAIVKKLTRHNPINTIEIKRRIANRIIEAEKYVV; translated from the coding sequence ATGAATGATGTGAAATCCTTTGTGCGTGGCGGAGGCTTTTTAATCGAGGATGTCACGCCGGAGCAAGTGTTGACACCTGAAGAATTTAGTGAAGAGCACCGCATGATCGCCAAAACAACAGAAGAATTTGTGTTGAACGAAGTCAGACCGGTTTTGGAGGAAATTGAGAACCACAACTTTGAGCATACGGTGAGACTGTTGAAGCAGGCAGGAGAACTGGGTCTCTTGGGTGCCGATATACCTGAAAAATATGGCGGTTTGGGCTTGGACAAAATCAGTTCCTCTCTGATTACCGAATACCTGTCCCCGGGACGTTCTTTTGCCCTCAGTTTTGGGGCTCACGTGGGAATCGGCACTTTACCCATCGTCTTTTTCGGTAATGAAGAGCAGAAGAAAAAGTACCTGCCTGCCCTGGCTACGGGCGAAAAAATTGCCGCTTATGCCCTGACAGAACCTTCTTCCGGCTCCGATGCCCTGGGGGCCAAAACGGTGGCTAAATTAAGCGATTGCGGCAAATACTATCTGTTAACTGGGGAAAAGCAATGGATCACCAACTCCGGCTTTGCTGATGTGTTTGTTGTCTACGCCAAAGTGGATGGGGAAAAATTTACCGCCTTTATTGTTGAGCGGGACTATGAGGGTGTCTCCACCGGTCCTGAAGAGAAGAAGATGGGCATTAAGGGGTCATCCACCCGCACCTTGATCCTGGATGAAGCCAAAGTGCCTGTTGAAAATGTGCTGGGTGAGATTGGTAAAGGGCACGTGATCGCCTTTAATATTCTGAACATTGGACGCTACAAGCTGGCCGTGGGCTGCGTCGGTTCCACCAAACGGCTGCTGGAGATTTCGGTTAAATATGCGAAAGAGCGCAAGCAATTCAAACAACCGATTGCCAATTTTAACTTGATCAAAAACAAACTGGCCGACATGGCCATCCGCACCTTTGTTAACGAAAGCATGGTTTACCGCACCACTGGCCTGTTTGAAGAAAAGCTGGGCCAACTGAGCGAAGAGGAGATGCAAAACGGCCTGGAAGTGGCCAAATCCATTGCCGAATATGCCATTGAATGCTCCATCAACAAAGTATACGGCTCGGAAGCCCTCGACTTTGTGGTGGATGAAGCAGTGCAGATCCATGGCGGTTACGGCTACATGAGCGAGTACGAGGTGGAGAATGCCTACCGTGATTCCCGTATTAATCGTATTTTTGAGGGCACCAACGAGATTAACCGTTTGCTCATTCCGGCCACGCTCATGCGCAAAGTGATGAAAGGGGAGCTGGATCTGTTGTCCAAAGCCAGCGGCCTGCAGGAAGAGCTGATGATGCTGATGCCCCAGGAGCCGGATGAAAGCGAACTGCTGGCTAAAGAAAAACAGCATCTGGAGATGGCCAAAAAACTGTTCCTGATGGTAGCCGGCACTGGCGTGCAAAAATATCAGCAAGAGCTGGAAAAAGAGCAGGAACTGTTGGCCCACATCGCTGACATGGTCATTGAAATTTACGGCATGGAAAGTGCCATCCTGAGAACGGAAAAAGCCGTACAGAAAAACGGTGAAGCTAAGGAACAGCAAAAGCTGGACTACACCCGCGTCTATGTCCAGGAAGCCCTGCAGCGTCTGGAAGGGATCGCCAGAGAGAGTCTGGCTGCCATGGAAGAAGGGGATACCTTGCGTACCATGCTGGCCATTGTGAAAAAACTGACCCGTCACAATCCGATTAATACCATTGAAATCAAGCGGCGTATTGCCAACCGTATTATTGAAGCCGAAAAGTATGTGGTTTAA
- the aroD gene encoding type I 3-dehydroquinate dehydratase: MKELLNENELPCICTPLTGKNKAEIISELVTIVPKNPDLIEWRVDFFNDIDQLDEVFSTLQEIYNHSNGIPLLFTIRSQAEGGQEIPLLEDERVELLCKVCESDFIDMIDFEVSNNPEHIKRLRDVSNKHLKKLVLSYHNFECTPKKTEIFKHLLMMQFYGADVAKAAVMPNSQEDVITLLEVTKEAKETLTIPVVTMSMGELGIVSRIFGWYYGSAITFAVGDKSSAPGQIPIETLQQIIRMVKDSIGYD, encoded by the coding sequence ATGAAAGAACTTTTAAATGAAAATGAACTCCCGTGCATATGTACACCATTAACTGGTAAAAATAAAGCAGAAATTATCTCTGAACTAGTAACTATTGTTCCTAAGAATCCTGATTTGATAGAATGGCGTGTTGATTTTTTTAACGATATTGACCAACTTGATGAAGTGTTCTCTACACTACAGGAAATTTATAATCATAGCAATGGAATTCCTCTACTATTTACAATTCGCTCCCAAGCGGAAGGTGGACAAGAGATTCCTTTGCTTGAAGATGAACGAGTTGAGTTACTTTGTAAGGTGTGCGAAAGCGATTTCATAGATATGATTGACTTTGAGGTATCGAATAACCCTGAACACATTAAACGTTTAAGAGATGTTTCAAATAAACATCTAAAAAAACTTGTGTTATCTTATCATAATTTTGAATGCACACCTAAAAAAACAGAAATCTTTAAACATTTATTGATGATGCAGTTTTATGGTGCAGATGTTGCAAAAGCAGCCGTTATGCCTAACAGCCAGGAGGATGTCATTACTTTATTAGAAGTAACGAAAGAAGCGAAAGAAACCTTAACCATTCCTGTTGTAACCATGTCTATGGGAGAGCTTGGTATAGTTAGCAGAATATTTGGCTGGTATTACGGTTCTGCTATTACATTTGCTGTTGGAGATAAAAGTTCGGCCCCGGGTCAAATTCCCATTGAAACACTTCAACAGATAATCCGAATGGTAAAAGATTCTATCGGATACGATTAA
- a CDS encoding DUF1540 domain-containing protein, whose amino-acid sequence MARDVLCEVSNCKYWEQGNKCAADAIYIVSHHGKQAADQKETDCKTFEPEV is encoded by the coding sequence ATGGCCAGAGATGTGTTGTGTGAAGTGAGCAACTGCAAATACTGGGAACAGGGCAATAAATGTGCAGCCGATGCCATTTATATTGTCAGCCATCACGGCAAACAGGCCGCTGATCAAAAAGAAACCGATTGTAAAACCTTTGAGCCTGAGGTTTAA
- the cbiE gene encoding precorrin-6y C5,15-methyltransferase (decarboxylating) subunit CbiE, with product MTEAIKVIGIGDDGKQSLLPLYRRWIEESQVLVGGKRHLAFFPDYQGEKVEISGGLKDLARRLKEETRPTVVLASGDPLFYGIGGYLAKQMPVEVYPSLSSLQLAFARMGESWQDAYIHSVHGRPMTGLAQRIDGRDKVVLLTDVNNSPQAIAAYLIKFGMTEYKAFVAENLGGEDERTGWYTLDEMVELHFSPLNVVVLKRVGPSPQWPLGIDDEAFAQRKPDKGLITKKEVRVLSLAQLGLRTDSVVWDIGTCTGSVAIEAARLAREGAVYAIEKNEADLELCRRNMLIFRTDLVLKHGKAPDGLEDFPDPDAIFIGGTGGNLEALLNTCASRLKPHGTMVLNAATIETLSQALAAFKALGFATQVTQVQVSRSKPILNMNRFLALNPVFILRASRERSDQT from the coding sequence ATGACAGAAGCCATTAAGGTGATTGGCATTGGAGACGACGGCAAGCAGAGTTTGCTTCCTCTTTATCGACGCTGGATTGAGGAGAGTCAGGTCCTGGTTGGGGGAAAGCGGCATTTAGCATTTTTTCCGGATTACCAGGGTGAAAAAGTGGAAATTTCTGGCGGATTGAAAGACTTGGCGCGGCGCTTAAAGGAAGAAACCCGTCCAACAGTGGTTTTAGCCTCTGGAGACCCTTTGTTTTACGGCATAGGGGGTTATTTGGCCAAACAGATGCCGGTTGAGGTGTATCCCAGCCTTAGTTCCCTGCAACTGGCTTTTGCCCGCATGGGTGAAAGCTGGCAAGATGCCTATATCCATAGTGTGCATGGCCGTCCAATGACCGGTCTGGCCCAACGGATTGATGGCCGCGACAAAGTGGTACTGCTGACGGATGTGAACAACAGTCCGCAGGCCATTGCTGCTTATCTTATAAAGTTTGGCATGACCGAGTACAAAGCGTTTGTTGCTGAAAATCTGGGCGGGGAAGATGAGCGTACAGGCTGGTACACATTGGACGAGATGGTGGAACTTCATTTTTCTCCGCTCAATGTTGTGGTTTTAAAACGGGTAGGGCCTTCGCCACAGTGGCCCCTGGGCATCGACGATGAGGCTTTTGCCCAGCGCAAGCCGGATAAAGGCCTGATCACCAAAAAAGAAGTGCGCGTGCTCAGCTTAGCCCAGTTAGGCTTACGGACGGACAGTGTGGTGTGGGACATTGGCACCTGTACAGGATCCGTGGCCATCGAAGCAGCCCGGTTGGCCCGCGAAGGAGCTGTCTATGCCATTGAAAAAAATGAAGCTGATTTAGAGTTGTGCCGGCGTAATATGCTGATCTTCCGGACAGATCTTGTTTTAAAACATGGTAAAGCTCCTGATGGTTTAGAGGATTTTCCTGATCCTGACGCCATTTTCATTGGGGGCACAGGAGGAAATTTGGAAGCTTTGCTGAACACATGTGCCAGCCGTCTCAAGCCTCACGGGACGATGGTACTGAATGCAGCAACGATTGAGACCTTATCCCAAGCCTTGGCCGCTTTTAAGGCCCTGGGTTTTGCCACCCAGGTGACACAAGTTCAAGTGTCCAGAAGCAAGCCCATTTTAAATATGAACCGCTTTCTTGCCCTTAATCCGGTATTTATTTTGAGGGCTTCCAGAGAAAGGAGCGACCAGACATGA
- the cobI gene encoding precorrin-2 C(20)-methyltransferase → MSSVGTLYGVGVGPGDPELITVKAFRILQKVPVIAYPKKRKGSKSYAHRIAEGFIPADEKQLVGLVFPMTKDKNILEREWNNTTATLWEYLKQGKDVAFVTEGDPLLYSTFIHMKRVMEEQHPEVNIQVVPGISSINGAAARLGIDLADGEERIAIVPATDDRETLRKVLLENDCVVFLKVAKVLDLLLSVLDELDLRHCASVVTKVTSDEEVIWDVKQLDGLELEYLTLMVVRKR, encoded by the coding sequence ATGAGCAGCGTAGGAACATTGTATGGTGTCGGGGTGGGACCGGGAGATCCAGAACTGATCACCGTTAAGGCGTTTCGCATTTTGCAGAAGGTCCCAGTTATTGCCTACCCCAAAAAAAGGAAAGGAAGCAAAAGCTATGCGCACCGCATTGCCGAAGGGTTTATTCCGGCTGATGAAAAACAGTTGGTGGGCTTGGTCTTCCCTATGACTAAAGATAAAAACATCCTGGAACGGGAGTGGAACAACACAACTGCCACCCTGTGGGAGTACCTTAAGCAGGGAAAAGACGTGGCTTTTGTGACCGAGGGGGATCCCCTGTTGTACAGCACTTTTATTCATATGAAACGGGTCATGGAAGAACAGCATCCCGAGGTGAATATCCAGGTGGTGCCCGGTATCTCCTCCATCAATGGAGCCGCCGCACGGTTAGGGATCGATTTGGCCGATGGGGAGGAAAGAATCGCCATCGTTCCGGCTACAGATGACCGGGAAACGCTGCGCAAGGTGCTCTTGGAGAACGATTGTGTGGTCTTTTTGAAGGTGGCCAAGGTCCTGGATCTGCTCTTGTCTGTGCTGGATGAACTTGATCTTCGACACTGTGCGTCCGTGGTAACCAAAGTGACATCAGATGAAGAAGTGATTTGGGATGTGAAGCAATTAGACGGA
- a CDS encoding precorrin-8X methylmutase: protein MEFSSGFKPITIQPQEIESKSFEIIKEEFGAHDFSEAEFTVVQRIVHASADFELGRSLIFHPQAVEAGVRAIRQGRPVVADVQMVQVGINKPRLEKYGSQVNVYISDPDVAEEAKRHNVTRAIMAMRKAVKEAEGGIFAIGNAPTALLELIRLVKAGEAKPGLIIGLPVGFVSAAESKEELAKLDIPYITNIGRKGGSTVTVAAVNALSLLAEQVVE from the coding sequence GTGGAATTTTCAAGCGGCTTTAAACCGATCACCATACAGCCACAGGAAATTGAAAGTAAAAGTTTTGAGATCATCAAGGAAGAGTTTGGGGCCCATGACTTTTCAGAGGCCGAATTTACTGTTGTGCAGCGCATTGTCCATGCGTCAGCCGATTTTGAACTAGGCAGAAGTCTTATCTTTCATCCCCAGGCGGTGGAAGCCGGGGTGCGTGCGATTCGTCAGGGCCGGCCGGTGGTGGCCGATGTGCAAATGGTTCAAGTGGGGATTAATAAACCCCGTTTGGAGAAATACGGCAGCCAGGTCAATGTCTATATTTCTGATCCTGATGTGGCTGAAGAAGCGAAACGGCACAATGTGACCCGGGCCATCATGGCTATGCGCAAAGCGGTGAAGGAGGCAGAAGGAGGCATCTTTGCTATCGGCAACGCGCCCACGGCACTGTTGGAATTGATACGGCTGGTGAAAGCGGGAGAAGCCAAACCGGGGCTGATCATTGGGCTTCCTGTCGGGTTTGTTTCTGCTGCGGAGTCCAAAGAAGAGCTGGCCAAACTGGACATTCCCTATATCACCAACATTGGCCGCAAAGGCGGCAGCACAGTAACAGTTGCAGCTGTCAATGCTTTATCCCTTCTGGCCGAACAGGTGGTTGAGTAA
- the cobJ gene encoding precorrin-3B C(17)-methyltransferase, which produces MSGKIMVVGFGPGDLQNMTYRAKEALEESDVIIGYKTYVELISPFLTGQEIVSTGMTEEVSRAQAAVKKAEEGKKVAVISSGDAGLYGMAGLVYEVLIAKGWREETGVPVEIIPGITAINSCASLLGAPVMHDACTISLSDHLTPWELIKKRIEAAAMADFVIALYNPKSGRRTRQILEAQQILLAHRSPETPVGLVKSAYRERQHVVLTTLKEMLEHEIGMLTTVIIGNSTTFVYDGKMITPRGYQRKYTLDKDEQPLAPHERLRQEAEPWALPATDKPAPAKPAETTGTEKKAVDEGAEKTPYQWAMEAWQRLAPQQEAAITSQKGTAISSQAPLSGQVEEIFEAAVSPGLANKQFKPEQLQKLAEVVGEKGSIRYSRHHQLVVEIPTRDPERVVKQLKAAGFLVEPVGDVVQIKACDFCDGEKFDSIPYAEELHKRLGGLLVPKTLKIGFNGCGMACYGAVNDDIGIVYRKGRFDLFLGGKGLSRTAHPGQPVAEGIPPEELVDLIERVVRLYVEEGHPNERFHKFFKRVKEIEGFKYQDMRPPITVEPVACGD; this is translated from the coding sequence ATGTCAGGCAAAATCATGGTTGTGGGATTCGGTCCGGGGGATTTGCAAAATATGACTTACCGGGCCAAGGAAGCCCTGGAAGAGAGCGACGTGATTATCGGTTACAAAACTTACGTTGAGTTGATCAGCCCGTTTTTAACCGGCCAGGAGATTGTCAGCACCGGAATGACAGAGGAAGTTTCCCGGGCCCAGGCGGCCGTTAAAAAGGCGGAAGAAGGGAAAAAGGTGGCGGTGATCTCCAGTGGTGATGCCGGTTTGTACGGGATGGCCGGACTGGTGTATGAAGTGCTGATCGCCAAAGGATGGCGGGAAGAGACGGGGGTGCCGGTAGAAATTATCCCGGGCATAACGGCCATCAACTCTTGTGCCTCTCTGTTGGGAGCTCCGGTGATGCACGATGCTTGCACCATCAGTTTAAGTGACCATCTGACCCCGTGGGAATTGATTAAAAAACGGATTGAAGCAGCGGCCATGGCTGATTTTGTTATTGCTTTGTACAACCCTAAAAGCGGGCGGCGGACCCGTCAAATCTTGGAAGCCCAGCAGATTTTACTGGCTCACCGTTCGCCGGAAACACCGGTAGGACTGGTCAAAAGTGCTTATCGGGAGAGACAGCACGTGGTGCTGACCACTTTGAAGGAGATGCTGGAACATGAAATTGGCATGCTAACCACGGTGATTATCGGTAACTCGACTACCTTTGTTTATGACGGCAAAATGATTACCCCTCGGGGGTATCAGCGTAAATACACGCTGGATAAAGATGAACAGCCCCTGGCACCCCATGAGCGGCTGCGCCAAGAAGCGGAGCCGTGGGCTTTGCCTGCGACAGATAAGCCAGCACCAGCAAAACCGGCTGAAACAACAGGAACAGAAAAGAAAGCAGTTGATGAAGGGGCGGAAAAAACACCGTACCAGTGGGCGATGGAAGCGTGGCAAAGACTTGCTCCTCAACAAGAAGCAGCCATCACTTCGCAGAAAGGAACCGCCATTTCCTCCCAGGCCCCACTGTCTGGGCAGGTAGAGGAGATCTTTGAAGCGGCGGTCAGTCCGGGTCTGGCAAACAAACAGTTTAAACCCGAACAATTGCAGAAGCTGGCCGAGGTGGTTGGTGAAAAAGGGTCCATCCGCTACAGCCGCCATCATCAGCTGGTGGTGGAAATCCCCACTCGGGATCCGGAGCGGGTGGTCAAACAATTAAAAGCAGCCGGCTTTTTGGTTGAACCGGTGGGCGACGTGGTGCAAATCAAAGCGTGTGACTTTTGTGATGGGGAAAAGTTTGACTCCATCCCCTATGCGGAAGAGCTGCACAAGCGGCTGGGAGGCCTTTTGGTTCCCAAAACCTTGAAAATTGGGTTTAACGGATGTGGCATGGCCTGTTACGGCGCGGTGAATGACGATATTGGCATTGTCTACCGCAAAGGACGTTTTGACCTGTTTTTGGGCGGTAAGGGTCTCAGCCGTACAGCCCATCCGGGACAGCCTGTGGCAGAGGGCATCCCCCCTGAAGAGCTGGTTGACCTGATTGAACGCGTTGTCCGTTTGTACGTGGAAGAAGGACATCCCAATGAGCGCTTCCATAAGTTTTTCAAGCGCGTCAAAGAAATTGAGGGCTTTAAATATCAAGATATGCGGCCGCCGATCACGGTGGAGCCAGTGGCTTGCGGGGATTAA
- a CDS encoding sirohydrochlorin chelatase — MKRLEKRRKGVLFVGHGSKDPEGNQEVATFVDMMRPQLEDYLVHHCYLEFASPTIMEGIEQCVADGATEVAVIPIILLPAGHSKLHIPHELDEARRKYPEVIFHYGRPLGQHPQTVDILLSRLKESGLGLTEEQDNAALRETAVLVVGRGSSDPDANSELYKLTRLLWEKVNVKWVETAFMGVTEPLLEEGFERCVQLGAKRVVVLPYFLFTGVLIKRMARMVERFREQHPSCQISMAPYFGYHDQLQSILLERVREAFAGEVRMNCDLCQYRLHALEHMDHHHHHHHHHHDHHHEHR; from the coding sequence ATGAAACGGTTGGAAAAGAGACGGAAAGGGGTCCTGTTTGTGGGGCATGGCAGCAAAGATCCTGAAGGCAATCAGGAAGTGGCCACCTTTGTTGACATGATGAGGCCGCAACTGGAGGACTATCTTGTGCATCACTGTTATCTGGAGTTTGCCTCTCCTACCATCATGGAGGGCATTGAGCAATGTGTGGCCGACGGGGCAACAGAAGTGGCTGTCATTCCCATCATTCTGCTTCCTGCTGGCCATTCCAAGCTGCATATCCCCCATGAACTGGATGAAGCCCGCCGTAAATACCCTGAGGTCATCTTTCACTACGGGCGGCCGCTGGGGCAGCATCCGCAAACGGTGGATATCTTGCTGTCTAGGCTGAAGGAAAGCGGGCTTGGTTTAACAGAGGAGCAAGACAACGCAGCACTTCGGGAAACCGCGGTACTGGTGGTGGGCCGGGGCAGTTCCGATCCCGATGCCAACAGTGAGTTGTATAAGCTGACCCGGCTGCTGTGGGAGAAGGTGAACGTGAAATGGGTGGAGACTGCGTTTATGGGCGTGACTGAGCCCCTGTTAGAGGAGGGATTTGAGCGTTGTGTGCAGCTTGGCGCCAAACGGGTGGTCGTGCTTCCCTATTTTCTGTTTACAGGTGTGTTGATCAAGCGCATGGCCCGTATGGTTGAACGCTTTAGAGAACAACATCCTTCTTGTCAGATTAGCATGGCCCCCTATTTTGGTTATCATGATCAATTGCAGTCGATTTTACTGGAGCGGGTCCGTGAAGCCTTTGCAGGTGAGGTGCGGATGAACTGTGATCTGTGCCAGTACCGCCTCCATGCCCTGGAACATATGGATCATCACCACCATCATCACCACCATCACCATGATCACCATCACGAACATCGTTAG
- the cobK gene encoding precorrin-6A reductase has translation MIFMLAGTSDARELAVAIKNRGYRVLASVVTESAAKRLNEAGLEVHVGRLTAEQMVDVIKRHGCRVVVDGSHPYADQASQNAVQAAQEANIPYIRYERENQVFEHPHIIWVDDYEQAAEAAAQQKGVIMLTTGSKTVDIFARRLLGIPEVTLVVRLLPRKENMERCEQLGIEQRHIVAMQGPFSKALNQALYDHYSVDVMVTKESGKVGAVDEKVEAALEKGIKVIMIKRPKVDYGVCYHTYDEVLHHLQQWSSCLLGCNFIR, from the coding sequence GTGATATTTATGCTGGCTGGTACCAGTGATGCACGGGAACTGGCTGTGGCCATCAAGAATAGAGGGTACCGGGTGCTGGCTTCGGTGGTGACCGAAAGCGCGGCCAAGCGGCTGAATGAAGCTGGCCTTGAGGTACACGTTGGCCGTCTGACGGCAGAGCAGATGGTCGACGTCATTAAACGTCATGGCTGCCGGGTTGTGGTGGATGGCAGTCATCCCTATGCCGATCAAGCCTCACAAAATGCCGTCCAGGCAGCGCAGGAAGCCAATATTCCTTATATTCGCTATGAGCGGGAGAATCAGGTCTTTGAGCATCCCCATATTATCTGGGTTGACGATTATGAACAAGCCGCTGAGGCGGCAGCCCAACAAAAGGGTGTCATCATGCTCACCACCGGGAGCAAAACAGTGGACATCTTTGCCCGCCGGCTGCTGGGGATCCCTGAGGTGACGCTTGTTGTCCGTTTGCTGCCCCGCAAGGAAAATATGGAGAGATGTGAGCAGCTGGGCATTGAACAGCGGCACATCGTCGCCATGCAAGGGCCGTTTTCTAAAGCATTAAATCAGGCTTTGTATGACCATTACAGTGTGGATGTGATGGTCACCAAAGAGAGCGGCAAAGTAGGAGCGGTGGATGAAAAGGTGGAGGCGGCCCTTGAAAAAGGAATAAAGGTGATTATGATCAAACGGCCCAAAGTGGACTACGGGGTTTGTTATCACACTTACGATGAGGTGTTGCACCATCTGCAACAGTGGAGTTCCTGCTTGCTGGGGTGTAACTTTATCCGCTAA
- a CDS encoding cobalt-precorrin-5B (C(1))-methyltransferase: MGSEQRQAQESNKQENSNPEKKMRHGYTTGACATAAAKAALTALVTQQQQQEATIRLPIGQEATFQMAHCHFSPQQATAGTVKDAGDDPDVTHGALIEATVTWLAEPGIVLDGGQGVGRVTKPGLPVPVGEAAINPVPRKMITDTVREVLSQHGVSRGVKVVISVPEGEKIAEKTLNARLGIIGGISILGTRGIVVPFSTAAYKASVAQAIKVARLNGCKHLVLTTGGRSEKHAMGLYPHLPEEAFIEMGDFVGFALKQCKRQGIRHVSLAGMMGKFSKVAQGVMMVHSKSAPVDFNFLAELAKDSEASPEVVEAVRQANTAAEVGNLMHEHGYTRFFEKLCEACCRAGLKEVDGGIELETVIFTFKGVLLGRAIINDRSH, from the coding sequence TTGGGTTCAGAACAACGCCAAGCGCAAGAAAGCAATAAACAAGAAAACAGCAATCCAGAAAAAAAGATGCGCCACGGCTACACCACGGGTGCTTGCGCCACGGCAGCGGCCAAAGCGGCTTTAACGGCCTTAGTCACCCAGCAGCAGCAACAGGAAGCCACGATCCGGCTACCCATCGGCCAGGAGGCCACGTTTCAGATGGCCCATTGCCATTTTTCCCCACAGCAGGCGACAGCCGGAACAGTCAAAGATGCCGGGGATGACCCGGATGTGACTCATGGCGCCTTAATTGAGGCCACGGTCACGTGGCTGGCTGAGCCTGGGATTGTTCTGGATGGCGGCCAAGGCGTCGGCCGGGTGACTAAGCCGGGGTTGCCCGTGCCGGTTGGAGAAGCGGCGATTAACCCGGTGCCCCGCAAAATGATCACAGACACGGTGCGGGAGGTGTTGAGCCAGCATGGGGTCTCCCGGGGAGTCAAGGTGGTCATCTCTGTACCCGAAGGAGAAAAAATAGCGGAAAAAACGTTAAATGCCCGCCTGGGGATTATCGGTGGCATCTCTATATTAGGAACCCGGGGCATTGTTGTGCCTTTTTCCACGGCGGCTTATAAAGCCAGCGTGGCCCAAGCGATTAAAGTGGCCCGGTTAAACGGATGTAAACACCTGGTTTTAACCACGGGAGGACGCAGTGAAAAGCACGCCATGGGCTTATATCCTCATCTGCCTGAGGAGGCGTTTATCGAAATGGGAGACTTTGTCGGTTTTGCCCTTAAACAATGCAAACGGCAAGGGATCAGGCACGTCTCTCTGGCAGGGATGATGGGCAAATTTTCTAAAGTGGCTCAAGGGGTGATGATGGTCCACTCCAAAAGCGCCCCGGTTGACTTTAATTTTTTAGCTGAACTGGCGAAAGACAGCGAGGCCTCTCCGGAGGTTGTTGAAGCGGTCAGACAGGCGAATACAGCTGCGGAAGTGGGGAACTTGATGCATGAGCACGGGTACACCCGTTTTTTTGAAAAGCTGTGTGAGGCTTGCTGCCGTGCCGGCTTAAAAGAGGTTGACGGTGGGATAGAATTGGAAACGGTCATTTTTACCTTTAAAGGCGTTTTACTAGGAAGGGCGATTATCAATGACAGAAGCCATTAA